From Nicotiana tabacum cultivar K326 chromosome 22, ASM71507v2, whole genome shotgun sequence, one genomic window encodes:
- the LOC142175974 gene encoding putative inactive poly [ADP-ribose] polymerase SRO2: protein MRKLEENDKEHGLIKSGFVTCMGPLTKEDEVVAIHKNSCSTIFGKARLEAFRIFSEAVREKCNGNANIKYAWFGSSKEEIGRIISHGFSRTTEPKSGECFSIGVYLYPANFDGLLSAVEDENGSQTFYWRTSHVLRSCT from the coding sequence ATGAGAAAATTAGAGGAAAATGACAAAGAACATGGTTTAATCAAGTCAGGGTTTGTTACTTGTATGGGGCCATTGACAAAAGAAGATGAAGTTGTAGCCATACACAAAAATTCATGTTCGACTATATTTGGGAAAGCAAGATTGGAAGCTTTTCGCATATTCTCTGAAGCAGTGAGGGAAAAATGCAATGGAAATGCCAATATCAAATATGCTTGGTTTGGTTCTTCCAAAGAAGAAATTGGTAGAATTATTTCTCATGGATTTTCTAGAACTACAGAACCAAAATCTGGAGAATGTTTTAGCATTGGTGTTTATCTTTATCCAGCAAATTTCGATGGGTTATTATCAGCAGTGGAAGATGAGAATGGGTCTCAGACATTTTATTGGCGTACTTCTCATGTATTACGTTCATGTACATAA